The Larimichthys crocea isolate SSNF chromosome XI, L_crocea_2.0, whole genome shotgun sequence genome has a segment encoding these proteins:
- the naa30 gene encoding N-alpha-acetyltransferase 30, whose protein sequence is MATVPPGPSSALPASPAEIPPFPGAGSAEPAGGDGEPACHREERAPADTGKKSQPVSDVQTSVKSKQKNMLARASPAALHLKMQAREQQQLNGLASPSEDADSHQHAGNRPDNPRPSVDNCDSSSSGSNEEAPAARNNSEHCQHEGHSPFSKNGSHSPLVNNSMNGMPGFTRAEAAHGHPRDEGKGEGFDHTEPPRPPSVGPPDAPGPGGQESHADPHQPPTAELARLDLSGSPGRAEEESHGIRYVRYESELQMPWIMRLITKDLSEPYSIYTYRYFIHNWPQLCFLAMVEQECVGAIVCKLDMHKKMFRRGYIAMLAVDSKHRRKSIGTNLVKKAIYAMVEGDCDEVVLETEITNKSALKLYENLGFVRDKRLFRYYLNGVDALRLKLWLR, encoded by the exons ATGGCCACAGTGCCGCCTGGGCCTAGTAGCGCACTGCCCGCATCCCCGGCTGAGATTCCTCCTTTCCCCGGGGCTGGGAGCGCGGAGCCGGCGGGCGGAGACGGAGAGCCGGCCTGCCACAGGGAGGAGCGTGCACCCGCCGACACGGGGAAGAAGTCGCAGCCGGTGAGCGACGTCCAAACGTCGGTCAAGAGTAAGCAGAAAAACATGCTAGCTCGAGCTAGCCCGGCGGCGCTGCACCTGAAAATGCAAGCccgagagcagcagcagctgaacgGCTTGGCGAGCCCCTCGGAGGACGCTGACAGCCACCAGCACGCAGGAAACCGGCCAGACAATCCGAGACCGTCCGTGGACaactgtgacagcagcagcagcggcagcaatGAAGAGGCTCCGGCCGCCAGAAACAATAGTGAGCATTGCCAACACGAAGGCCACAGCCCCTTCTCCAAAAACGGCAGCCACTCGCCCCTGGTTAACAATAGCATGAACGGGATGCCGGGTTTCACGAGAGCTGAGGCGGCCCACGGCCACCCCAGGGACGAAGGGAAGGGAGAGGGGTTTGATCACACGGAGCCGCCGAGACCGCCGAGCGTCGGGCCGCCGGACGCTCCGGGGCCCGGCGGACAGGAGAGCCACGCCGACCCGCATCAGCCGCCAACCGCAGAGCTGGCCCGGCTCGACCTGAGCGGCTCTCCCGGTCGAGCGGAAGAGGAGAGCCACGGCATCCGCTATGTCCGCTACGAGTCCGAGCTTCAGATGCCGTGGATCATGAGACTGATCACCAAGGACTTGTCTGAGCCTTATTCAATTTACACGTACAGGTACTTCATCCACAACTGGCCGCAGCTCTGCTTTCTG gCCATGGTGGAGCAGGAGTGTGTCGGAGCCATAGTTTGTAAGCTTGACATGCACAAGAAGATGTTTCGTCGTGGCTACATTGCCATGCTGGCCGTGGACTCGAAACACAGAAGGAAAAGCATCG GTACTAATCTGGTGAAGAAGGCCATCTATGCCATGGTGGAGGGAGACTGTGATGAG GTTGTATTGGAGACTGAAATCACCAACAAATCAGCCCTGAAGCTGTACGAGAACTTGGGTTTTGTCAGAGACAAGCGGCTGTTCAGATACTACCTGAACGGAGTGGACGCGCTGCGGCTCAAACTGTGGCTCCGCTAG